From Deltaproteobacteria bacterium:
ACCGCTCTTTCCGCGGCGGGACATGAGGTCGTGCGGCTCGTCCGCCGGATTCCCGCACCGGGGGAAAATGCGGTGCGATGGGACCCGGTGAAGGGTGCGATCGACGCGGCGGGGCTCGAGGGGTTGGACGCCGTGATCCACCTGGCGGGGGAGAACGTCGGCTCCGGCCGGTGGACCGCCGCGCGGAAGGCCGCCATCCGCGGCAGCCGAGTGAACGGGACGCGCTTTCTCTGCGACGCCCTCGCGGGGCTCGCCCGACCGCCGAAGACGCTCGTGTGCGCCTCCGCGATCGGCTATTACGGAGACCGGGGAGAGGAGCCGTTGACCGAGGAGAGTCCCCCCGGCACGGGATTTCTCGCCGAGGTCTGCCGGGAGTGGGAGGCGGCGTCCGAGGCGGCCGCGCGGAAAGGGATCCGCGTCGTGACCTTGCGGATCGGGGTGGTGCTCTCATCGAACGGGGGGGCGCTCGCGCGGATGCTCCCGCTGTTCCGGGCGGGGCTCGGAGGGGTGATCGGCGGCGGGAGCCAGTACGTCAGCTGGGTCGCCCTCGACGACCTTCCCCTCATCCTCCTCCATGCGTTGCAGTGCGGCGATCTGATCGGCCCGGTGAACGCCGTCGCGCCGCACCCCGTGACCAACCGGGAATTGACGCGGGCGCTCGGGAAGGTCCTGTCCCGTCCGACGCCTCTTCCCGTTCCGACCTTCGCCCTCCGCCTCGCGGTGGGGCGTGAAATGGCGGACGCCCTGCTGCTGGCAAGCGCGCGCGTGTTCCCGCGCCGTCTCGAAGAGATCGGCTACCCATTCCGCTTCCCCGAACTCGGGGGGGCCTTGCGCCACCTGCTCGGCAAAGGGGAAACCCCATGAGAGTTCTTCTCTTCGGTACCTGCCTCGTGGACACCTTCTTCCCCGAGGCGGGGGAGGCGACGGTGCGGTTGCTGCGGCGGTTCGGGGCCGAGCCCGTCTTCCCGAAGGGGCAGACGTGCTGCGGCCAGCCGGCGTTCAACGCCGGGTACGAGTCGCAGGCCCGCGCGGCGGCCGAGCATTTCCTATGGGAGTTCGACGGCGACGACCCGATCGTCACCCCGTCGGGCTCCTGCGCGGCGATGGTCAAGCACTACTACCCCCGGCTTTTCCGCGACGATCCGAAACGGCTTGCGAAGGCGAAGCGGGCGGGGGAGCGGATCTACGAGCTCACGCAGTTTCTGGTCCACGTGGCGAAGGCGCACGAGGCGGGGCTGCGCGGGAAGGGAACAATCACCTACCACGCATCGTGCCACCTGACCCGGTCGCTGGGCGTCCGGGAGGAGCCGCTGACGCTCCTCTCTTCGCTGAGAGGGGCGACCTTCCTCCCGATGCCCGACG
This genomic window contains:
- a CDS encoding (Fe-S)-binding protein, which gives rise to MRVLLFGTCLVDTFFPEAGEATVRLLRRFGAEPVFPKGQTCCGQPAFNAGYESQARAAAEHFLWEFDGDDPIVTPSGSCAAMVKHYYPRLFRDDPKRLAKAKRAGERIYELTQFLVHVAKAHEAGLRGKGTITYHASCHLTRSLGVREEPLTLLSSLRGATFLPMPDAARCCGFGGTFMAKLPEISCALADEKAASIEATGADTV
- a CDS encoding TIGR01777 family oxidoreductase, yielding MRVAITGSTGLVGSEVVTALSAAGHEVVRLVRRIPAPGENAVRWDPVKGAIDAAGLEGLDAVIHLAGENVGSGRWTAARKAAIRGSRVNGTRFLCDALAGLARPPKTLVCASAIGYYGDRGEEPLTEESPPGTGFLAEVCREWEAASEAAARKGIRVVTLRIGVVLSSNGGALARMLPLFRAGLGGVIGGGSQYVSWVALDDLPLILLHALQCGDLIGPVNAVAPHPVTNRELTRALGKVLSRPTPLPVPTFALRLAVGREMADALLLASARVFPRRLEEIGYPFRFPELGGALRHLLGKGETP